The following are encoded in a window of Neomicrococcus lactis genomic DNA:
- a CDS encoding UDP-N-acetylmuramate dehydrogenase, whose translation MNLSELTTSAVGGPAGKYVRAASQDAIVAAVRGADAAGEDILIIGGGSNLVVDDAGYPGTVIHLTSRGVTFEDDGAAPQSVLVRVQAGHPWDDVVAKTVARGLSGLEALSGIPGSAGATPVQNVGAYGSDVSQTLESVLTWDRVEGDYRDFSAAELVFGYRDSLLKHSTTNGSPRYVVLTVDFRLTTSELSAPVQYAELARAVGVEVGERAPSEDVRREVLKLRASKGMVLDPEDRDTYSTGSFFTNPIVSQDVIDSLPENAPRYPTVVSSEFKTSAAWLIDQAGFGKGFGLEGTAGFEITQGRASLSTKHTLAITNRGAASSYDIVNLAKAVRKGVQEKFGITLHNEPLLINTSLD comes from the coding sequence GTGAATCTGAGCGAACTGACCACTTCTGCAGTGGGCGGCCCCGCCGGCAAATACGTGCGTGCCGCTAGCCAGGACGCGATCGTCGCCGCTGTGCGTGGAGCGGACGCGGCCGGCGAGGACATCCTCATCATCGGCGGCGGCTCCAACCTCGTGGTGGATGACGCGGGGTACCCCGGCACCGTGATTCACTTGACGTCGCGCGGCGTGACTTTTGAGGACGACGGCGCAGCTCCCCAAAGCGTCCTCGTCCGGGTTCAAGCGGGTCACCCGTGGGACGACGTCGTAGCGAAGACCGTTGCCCGAGGCTTGTCCGGCCTTGAAGCGCTCTCCGGCATTCCAGGCTCCGCTGGAGCCACTCCGGTACAGAATGTCGGCGCTTACGGTTCTGACGTCTCACAGACGCTTGAGAGCGTGCTGACGTGGGATCGCGTGGAGGGGGACTACCGTGACTTCTCCGCAGCTGAGCTGGTGTTCGGCTACCGTGATTCGCTGCTCAAGCATTCGACGACCAATGGTTCGCCGCGCTACGTAGTGTTGACCGTCGATTTCCGGCTCACCACCTCCGAGCTGTCGGCCCCTGTACAGTACGCCGAACTAGCGCGCGCTGTCGGTGTCGAAGTGGGAGAGCGAGCTCCATCCGAGGACGTACGGCGCGAAGTGCTCAAGCTGCGCGCGTCCAAGGGCATGGTGCTGGATCCAGAGGACCGTGACACCTATTCCACGGGCTCGTTCTTCACGAATCCGATCGTCTCGCAGGATGTTATCGATTCTCTTCCGGAGAACGCTCCGCGTTACCCGACCGTCGTGTCAAGTGAATTCAAGACCTCCGCTGCGTGGCTCATCGATCAGGCAGGTTTCGGCAAGGGCTTTGGCCTCGAAGGAACCGCAGGATTTGAGATCACGCAAGGCCGAGCCTCACTGTCGACGAAGCACACGCTAGCTATTACCAATAGGGGAGCTGCGTCGTCGTACGACATCGTGAATCTCGCCAAAGCGGTACGCAAGGGCGTTCAGGAAAAGTTCGGCATCACACTGCATAACGAACCGCTCCTGATCAACACCTCATTGGACTAG
- a CDS encoding FAS1-like dehydratase domain-containing protein, giving the protein MAINPELQGKTYPATEPYSVGREKIREFARAVKATHSSHFDVDAARALGYTDLVAPPTFAIIVAQRAEALMVEDPTSGIDFSRVVHADERFTHHRPIVAGDELVATLTVDAVRAMGGGAFVTSRAEIETVSGEKVATTLSSLLVRGEDQ; this is encoded by the coding sequence GTGGCGATTAACCCAGAGCTTCAAGGCAAGACGTATCCGGCGACCGAGCCTTATTCGGTAGGACGCGAAAAGATTCGCGAGTTCGCACGAGCCGTAAAGGCAACGCACTCGTCGCACTTCGACGTAGATGCGGCACGAGCGCTTGGCTACACGGACCTCGTAGCACCTCCGACCTTCGCCATCATTGTGGCTCAGCGTGCCGAAGCGCTCATGGTGGAAGACCCGACCTCCGGCATTGATTTTTCGCGCGTCGTGCACGCTGATGAGCGCTTCACGCATCACCGTCCCATCGTTGCTGGCGACGAGCTCGTGGCGACTTTGACGGTGGATGCCGTTCGTGCCATGGGCGGCGGTGCCTTCGTGACCAGCCGCGCCGAGATTGAGACCGTTTCCGGCGAGAAGGTTGCCACCACGCTGTCTAGCTTGTTGGTGCGCGGAGAGGATCAGTAA
- a CDS encoding carbohydrate ABC transporter permease — protein sequence MAKKETTKTKVLWGIATVVVIVYALFPVASIFMTSFKTPSDLTSGKFLPTKFSTVNYEQILVGDAQGLFLSSLRNSIGIALIATFIAVVLATLCAYAIARLDFPGKKLILTTALAVSIFPVISIVTPLFNVWRSIGLYDTWLGLIIPYLSLTLPISIWTLAAFFRQIPWELEQAAQVDGATHWQAFRKAIVPLAAPGVFTTAIIAFFIAWNDFVYGISLTSTEAARPVPAALAFFTGASQFESPTGAISAAAIIVTIPVVVLVLLFQRQIVSGLTQGAVKG from the coding sequence ATGGCGAAGAAAGAAACCACCAAAACCAAGGTGCTGTGGGGCATCGCGACTGTCGTTGTGATCGTCTACGCGCTGTTCCCGGTTGCGTCGATCTTCATGACGAGCTTCAAGACGCCATCGGATCTGACCAGCGGAAAGTTCTTGCCTACCAAGTTCTCTACGGTGAACTACGAACAAATCCTGGTCGGGGACGCTCAGGGACTGTTCTTGTCCTCCCTACGCAACTCGATAGGCATCGCACTCATCGCAACCTTCATCGCCGTCGTACTGGCAACGCTGTGTGCCTACGCGATTGCGCGGCTGGATTTCCCCGGTAAGAAACTGATCCTCACCACGGCGCTCGCCGTCTCGATCTTCCCGGTGATTTCCATCGTGACGCCGTTGTTCAACGTGTGGCGTTCCATTGGCCTGTATGACACGTGGTTGGGCCTGATCATTCCGTATCTCTCCCTCACCCTCCCGATCTCCATTTGGACGCTCGCGGCGTTCTTCCGGCAGATTCCGTGGGAGTTGGAGCAGGCTGCGCAAGTGGACGGCGCCACGCATTGGCAAGCGTTCCGCAAGGCGATTGTGCCACTCGCGGCGCCTGGCGTTTTCACTACGGCGATCATCGCGTTCTTCATTGCGTGGAACGACTTCGTTTACGGCATTTCGCTCACGTCCACGGAAGCAGCACGCCCGGTTCCCGCGGCGCTTGCCTTCTTCACGGGAGCTTCGCAGTTCGAATCTCCCACGGGCGCGATCTCGGCAGCGGCCATTATTGTCACGATTCCCGTGGTGGTGCTGGTGCTGCTCTTCCAGCGACAGATTGTTTCCGGCCTGACTCAGGGTGCCGTTAAGGGCTAA
- a CDS encoding ABC transporter ATP-binding protein, with translation MAAITLQNIVKKYDDGFPAVNDVSIDIEDGEFIILVGPSGCGKSTLLRMIVGLEDITSGELKIDGKRVNELAPRDRNLAMVFQNYALYPHLTVFENIAFPLRLNKAKFSEEEIKKLVTDAAKRLELTDHLDRKPGNLSGGQRQRVAMGRAIVRQADAFLFDEPLSNLDAKLRGQMRSEISQMQRRLGITSVYVTHDQTEAMTLGDRVAVLKKGVLQQIASPRELYEQPVNLFVAGFIGSPSMNFLPATLEGTYLNTPIGNIPVPPATAKAAEGKELVLVGVRPEFFEDAALVDDRHRGNGSVFEAEISHTEWLGNEQYGYIDFEPTPEVAAVLQGLAKDMDADELRPQIVVTLDAASRIRGGQPAELWLDTRKIHIFDPRTGENLTRDAEAGAAATREAAQVRGEEIARARQKDQAAAH, from the coding sequence ATGGCAGCGATTACGCTTCAGAACATTGTTAAAAAGTACGACGACGGATTCCCGGCCGTTAACGATGTCTCGATTGATATCGAAGACGGCGAATTCATCATCCTCGTGGGGCCTTCGGGCTGCGGCAAGTCCACGCTCTTGCGCATGATCGTGGGACTCGAGGACATCACGAGCGGTGAATTGAAAATCGATGGAAAGCGCGTCAACGAGCTAGCGCCCCGCGACCGCAACCTGGCCATGGTGTTTCAGAACTACGCGCTGTATCCGCACCTCACGGTGTTTGAGAACATCGCGTTCCCGCTGCGCCTGAACAAAGCCAAGTTCAGCGAAGAAGAGATCAAGAAGCTCGTCACGGACGCCGCCAAGCGCCTCGAGCTGACCGATCACTTGGACCGCAAACCCGGAAATCTCTCGGGTGGTCAGCGACAGCGCGTCGCGATGGGCCGCGCCATTGTGCGCCAAGCGGACGCGTTCCTGTTTGACGAGCCGCTCTCCAACTTGGACGCCAAGCTGCGTGGTCAGATGCGCTCGGAGATCAGCCAGATGCAGCGCCGTTTGGGTATCACGAGCGTCTACGTCACGCACGATCAGACCGAGGCGATGACCTTGGGCGACCGCGTGGCTGTGCTCAAGAAGGGTGTCTTGCAGCAGATCGCATCGCCGCGAGAACTCTACGAACAGCCAGTCAACCTCTTCGTGGCCGGCTTCATCGGTTCGCCATCCATGAATTTCTTGCCCGCCACGCTTGAGGGCACGTACCTCAACACGCCGATCGGCAACATTCCAGTGCCTCCCGCCACGGCCAAGGCCGCCGAGGGCAAGGAGCTAGTTCTTGTGGGTGTGCGTCCTGAATTCTTCGAGGACGCAGCACTTGTGGACGATCGACACCGCGGCAACGGTTCTGTCTTCGAAGCCGAGATCAGCCACACCGAGTGGCTCGGCAACGAGCAGTACGGATACATCGATTTCGAGCCCACCCCAGAAGTCGCAGCTGTGCTGCAAGGACTCGCCAAGGACATGGACGCGGACGAGCTACGCCCACAGATCGTGGTGACGCTGGATGCCGCTAGCCGCATTCGTGGCGGACAGCCGGCCGAGCTCTGGCTGGATACTCGCAAGATCCACATCTTTGATCCGCGCACCGGCGAGAACCTCACGCGTGACGCTGAGGCTGGCGCGGCGGCCACGAGGGAGGCCGCACAGGTTCGTGGTGAGGAGATCGCGCGGGCGCGCCAGAAGGATCAGGCGGCTGCCCACTAG
- a CDS encoding carbohydrate ABC transporter permease translates to MSKVVTARQRAETRLGWLLAGPAFIIMLLVTLYPILQAVWDSLFSFRLTAPNDRELVWLKNYGVIFSDPVFWRDLGVTLLITLVTVAVELVLGFALALVMHKALKSVRGLVRTAILIPYGIITVVSAFAWYYMFDIKSGFINSWFDWIPGIGADTNWFANAGTSLFVIMASEIWKTTPFISLLLLAGLAQVPDELTEAAEVDGATWWERMKRVILPNMKAAIMVALLFRALDAFRIFDNVFIMTNGAYGTEVLSLLAYRTSIGRLEIGLGSAVSVILFICVLLITFIAVKLFKVDLAGSRGAK, encoded by the coding sequence ATGAGCAAAGTCGTCACCGCCCGTCAACGGGCCGAAACACGGCTCGGCTGGCTGCTAGCTGGCCCGGCGTTCATCATCATGTTGCTCGTGACGCTGTACCCGATCCTGCAAGCCGTGTGGGACTCGCTGTTCAGCTTCCGACTCACCGCGCCGAATGATCGCGAACTCGTATGGCTCAAGAACTACGGCGTGATCTTCTCTGATCCCGTGTTCTGGCGGGATCTCGGAGTCACTCTCCTGATCACGCTGGTCACGGTTGCCGTGGAGCTCGTCTTGGGCTTCGCCCTCGCACTCGTCATGCACAAAGCGCTCAAGTCCGTTCGCGGACTCGTCCGCACAGCGATCCTGATTCCTTACGGCATCATCACGGTGGTGAGTGCGTTCGCTTGGTACTACATGTTTGATATCAAGTCCGGATTCATCAACTCGTGGTTCGACTGGATTCCAGGCATCGGTGCCGACACCAACTGGTTTGCCAACGCTGGCACCAGCCTCTTCGTCATCATGGCCTCGGAAATCTGGAAGACCACGCCGTTCATCTCGCTCTTGCTGCTGGCCGGTTTGGCGCAGGTCCCGGATGAGCTCACGGAAGCCGCCGAAGTGGACGGTGCAACGTGGTGGGAACGCATGAAGCGCGTGATCCTTCCCAACATGAAGGCAGCCATCATGGTGGCACTGCTCTTTCGTGCACTGGATGCCTTCCGCATCTTCGACAACGTCTTCATCATGACCAACGGCGCATACGGCACCGAGGTGCTCTCGCTTCTCGCGTACCGCACGTCAATTGGTCGTCTTGAAATCGGTTTGGGATCGGCGGTCTCGGTGATCCTGTTTATTTGCGTCCTGCTCATCACGTTCATCGCAGTGAAGCTTTTCAAGGTTGACCTCGCTGGATCGAGGGGAGCGAAGTAA
- a CDS encoding GNAT family N-acetyltransferase has product MTGTPSAENNSTTVERIAHKNLRLEQDEDRERYELWQGEQFIGFLGYHDDDDVVEIQHTIIAERFGRQGYARALVTLVLDKLRSEGKKIIPQCSYVLDYLSRYPEYKDMVLRT; this is encoded by the coding sequence ATGACCGGCACCCCGTCAGCTGAGAACAACAGCACCACGGTTGAAAGGATTGCTCACAAGAACCTTCGCCTTGAGCAGGACGAGGACCGTGAGCGTTATGAACTCTGGCAAGGCGAACAGTTCATTGGTTTCTTGGGTTACCACGACGACGATGATGTCGTGGAAATCCAGCACACCATCATTGCCGAACGGTTTGGCCGTCAAGGATACGCGCGTGCACTCGTGACGCTCGTCCTGGATAAGCTCCGTAGCGAAGGTAAGAAAATCATTCCGCAGTGCTCTTACGTCCTGGACTACTTGTCCCGGTACCCGGAGTACAAGGACATGGTGCTGCGCACTTGA
- a CDS encoding NUDIX hydrolase: MNGSIQRSSDSPDLSKDAGVIAAGAIIWRERSSGLEVLLIHRPRYDDWSWPKGKLDDGETIPECAIREVQEEIGMTVKLGIPLPAIEYPVKSDTKVVYYWAARATGSVAPDGREVDGYQWVTPEIAHKLLSNSSDLEPLDALVNAHRKGDLNTVPFILLRHAKAKPRSSWTRDEGLRPLAATGKRQSLSVQRILTAWQPEKIYTSPWTRCVQTIMPYAQAIRKDFKEVGSLTEKAAKRNPKAAAKSIKKLIERGESLVVCTHRPVLPMALGVFKHHLINKLDKGLPSEDPYLRPGALLIAHQVVGRPGRLISLEHYEPYDD, from the coding sequence TTGAACGGATCGATCCAACGATCATCAGATTCCCCGGATCTTTCCAAAGATGCCGGAGTCATCGCCGCTGGCGCAATCATCTGGCGTGAGCGCTCCAGCGGCCTTGAAGTACTCTTGATCCACCGCCCGCGCTACGACGATTGGTCGTGGCCCAAAGGCAAGCTCGACGATGGCGAAACCATCCCGGAGTGTGCCATCCGGGAAGTGCAAGAAGAGATCGGGATGACGGTCAAGCTGGGCATTCCTCTGCCCGCCATCGAGTACCCGGTCAAGAGCGATACGAAGGTCGTCTACTACTGGGCCGCCAGGGCCACGGGTTCCGTGGCTCCGGACGGTCGCGAAGTCGATGGGTACCAATGGGTGACTCCGGAGATCGCACACAAGCTACTCAGCAACAGCTCTGATCTTGAGCCACTGGACGCGCTCGTGAACGCACACCGCAAGGGTGACTTGAACACTGTTCCGTTCATCCTGTTGCGCCACGCCAAGGCCAAGCCGCGTTCCAGCTGGACGCGTGATGAAGGGCTCCGTCCGCTGGCAGCGACCGGTAAGCGGCAGTCACTCTCAGTGCAGCGCATCTTGACCGCGTGGCAACCTGAGAAGATCTACACTAGTCCGTGGACTCGCTGCGTGCAGACGATCATGCCGTACGCCCAAGCTATCCGTAAGGATTTCAAGGAAGTCGGCTCCTTGACGGAGAAGGCCGCCAAGCGAAATCCCAAGGCAGCTGCGAAGTCCATCAAGAAGCTCATCGAGCGTGGTGAATCTTTGGTGGTGTGCACGCATCGCCCGGTGCTTCCCATGGCTTTGGGGGTCTTCAAACATCACTTGATCAACAAGCTGGATAAAGGGCTCCCGAGCGAAGACCCTTACTTGCGCCCTGGAGCGTTGCTGATTGCGCATCAGGTTGTTGGACGTCCAGGCCGGCTCATTTCGCTAGAGCATTACGAGCCGTACGATGACTGA
- a CDS encoding M14 family zinc carboxypeptidase: MRNQAGQKTISRRSFGLLGVTTVLAASGVAAAPSAFGVGEGPGYGGNETVNTSILHTYDELVAELKTQAAKQSALELEVIGQSVKGRDLYLAKYLSNPANPTILFLTQQHGNEQLTTEGALEFIKSLGTGKNRGVLKGVNILIVPMLNADGAMGDVNFSLDNYIAKGRHLTRYNANEVDLNRDHIVKVQPETQALHNNVMRKYKIDYMIDLHHQGARSQRDGELVSGSILYPTTANVDATVLEGSKRLGAVVFHAIDPTGWGHLGRYVGGSAETISRNGIAVEYGISTLLFEMRGMSDHEYEPYVLGQKSNGYLIKQTVVTLTATTRAIADGSIATADTSFWDTLAEQTSRGEE; encoded by the coding sequence ATGCGTAATCAAGCGGGTCAGAAAACTATTTCCCGACGATCTTTTGGTCTTCTGGGTGTCACCACCGTGCTTGCCGCTAGCGGCGTAGCCGCAGCCCCTTCGGCATTCGGTGTTGGAGAGGGCCCTGGGTATGGCGGCAATGAGACCGTCAATACCTCCATCCTGCACACCTATGACGAACTCGTTGCAGAACTCAAGACCCAAGCCGCAAAGCAGTCCGCGCTTGAACTCGAGGTCATCGGCCAATCCGTAAAAGGCCGCGACCTCTACCTGGCGAAGTATCTGAGCAATCCAGCCAACCCCACCATCCTGTTTCTGACACAGCAGCATGGCAATGAGCAGCTCACCACCGAAGGCGCACTTGAGTTCATCAAGTCCTTGGGAACTGGCAAAAACAGAGGTGTCCTGAAGGGCGTCAACATCCTGATCGTCCCGATGCTCAACGCTGACGGTGCCATGGGCGACGTGAACTTCTCCCTCGATAACTACATTGCCAAGGGCCGGCACCTCACCCGCTACAACGCGAATGAAGTGGACCTCAACCGCGACCATATCGTTAAGGTTCAGCCAGAAACGCAAGCACTTCACAACAACGTCATGCGCAAGTACAAGATCGACTATATGATCGACTTGCACCACCAGGGTGCACGTTCACAGCGCGACGGCGAACTGGTGTCCGGCTCAATCCTCTACCCCACCACTGCCAATGTGGACGCAACTGTCCTCGAAGGATCGAAGCGACTTGGCGCCGTCGTATTCCATGCGATTGACCCCACCGGATGGGGCCATTTGGGCCGCTACGTGGGTGGATCCGCCGAGACCATTTCCCGCAACGGAATTGCCGTGGAATACGGAATTTCCACATTGCTCTTTGAAATGCGCGGCATGAGCGATCACGAATACGAACCATATGTTTTGGGCCAGAAGAGCAACGGCTATCTCATCAAGCAGACGGTTGTAACCCTCACGGCGACAACGCGTGCCATTGCCGACGGTTCCATCGCGACCGCTGACACGTCATTCTGGGACACGCTCGCAGAACAGACCAGCCGCGGCGAGGAATAA
- the asd gene encoding aspartate-semialdehyde dehydrogenase — protein MTSSVGFVGYRGMVGSVLMQRLQEEGDFEHLDPVFFSTSNPGGAAPSFAAGAPALKDAHDIDELAKLPIIVTAQGGDYTKAVHPQLRARGWDGLWIDAASSLRMNDDSIIVLDPVNRDVIDRGLESGIKDYIGGNCTVSCMLMGLGGLFRNNLVEWGTAMTYQAASGGGAKHMRELLNQFGHLNAEVSSDLADPASAILEIDRKVLEKQRTDLDASQFGVPLAGSLIPWIDSDLGNGQSREEWKAGVETNKILQTAENKVIMDGLCVRIGAMRSHSQALTLKLREEISVPEIEKLLAEDNEWAKVVPNTKEATVEDLTPVAASGTLTVPVGRIRQLEMGPQYISAFTVGDQLLWGAAEPLRRMLAIATGRL, from the coding sequence ATGACTTCATCCGTAGGCTTTGTAGGCTACCGCGGCATGGTGGGCTCCGTGCTCATGCAACGGTTGCAAGAAGAGGGCGATTTCGAGCACCTCGACCCCGTATTTTTCTCGACCTCCAACCCAGGCGGTGCCGCACCTAGCTTTGCTGCTGGCGCACCTGCGTTGAAGGACGCCCACGACATTGACGAGCTGGCAAAGTTGCCGATTATCGTCACCGCTCAGGGCGGGGACTACACGAAGGCTGTACACCCACAGCTCCGCGCTCGCGGTTGGGACGGCCTCTGGATCGATGCTGCTTCGTCGCTGCGCATGAACGATGACTCGATCATCGTCTTGGACCCCGTCAACCGCGACGTCATTGACCGCGGCCTCGAGTCCGGCATCAAGGACTACATCGGCGGCAACTGCACGGTTTCCTGCATGCTCATGGGTCTTGGCGGCCTGTTCCGCAACAACTTGGTGGAGTGGGGTACGGCGATGACGTACCAGGCTGCTTCCGGTGGCGGCGCCAAGCATATGCGCGAACTGCTCAACCAGTTCGGCCACCTTAACGCTGAGGTCAGCTCTGACCTCGCAGATCCTGCATCCGCAATCCTCGAGATTGACCGCAAGGTTCTTGAGAAGCAGCGCACTGACTTGGACGCTAGCCAGTTCGGCGTGCCCCTTGCCGGTTCCTTGATCCCATGGATCGATTCGGATCTGGGCAACGGCCAGTCTCGTGAAGAGTGGAAGGCTGGTGTGGAGACCAATAAGATTCTCCAGACCGCCGAGAACAAGGTCATCATGGATGGCTTGTGCGTCCGTATTGGCGCAATGCGCTCTCACTCGCAGGCGCTGACCCTCAAGTTGCGCGAAGAGATCTCAGTTCCCGAGATTGAGAAGCTCCTTGCTGAGGACAACGAGTGGGCCAAGGTGGTTCCAAACACCAAGGAAGCTACCGTTGAGGACCTCACTCCCGTTGCCGCTTCCGGCACGTTGACGGTCCCTGTTGGCCGCATCCGCCAGTTGGAAATGGGTCCGCAGTACATTTCTGCGTTCACCGTTGGCGACCAGTTGCTGTGGGGCGCGGCTGAGCCGTTGCGTCGCATGCTGGCCATCGCTACGGGCCGCTTGTAA
- a CDS encoding dihydrofolate reductase encodes MPPKTRFGMVWAQSRNGIIGDAGSMPWHLPEDLIHFQRITRGHPIIMGRRTWESLPPRLRPLKERTSVVVTSHEEVAEEVLEKGGFVVSSTADAVNVAREQPGAEEIWVIGGGKIYAALLPLADTLVITRIDVDLEGDTKAPIFDENWQQLTQAPDSGWFESMSGLRYRFELWERKGA; translated from the coding sequence GTGCCGCCCAAGACCCGCTTTGGCATGGTGTGGGCGCAATCCCGCAACGGCATCATTGGCGACGCCGGCTCCATGCCTTGGCACTTGCCGGAAGACCTCATTCACTTCCAGCGCATCACTCGTGGTCACCCCATCATCATGGGACGCCGCACGTGGGAATCTTTGCCTCCCCGCTTGCGCCCTCTCAAGGAACGCACTTCAGTAGTGGTCACTTCTCACGAAGAGGTTGCCGAAGAAGTGTTGGAGAAAGGCGGCTTTGTGGTCTCATCGACCGCGGACGCCGTCAATGTGGCCCGCGAACAGCCGGGCGCCGAGGAAATCTGGGTCATTGGTGGCGGCAAGATTTACGCAGCCCTACTCCCCCTCGCTGACACGCTGGTCATCACCCGAATTGATGTCGATTTGGAGGGTGACACCAAGGCACCCATTTTTGACGAGAACTGGCAACAGCTCACACAAGCCCCTGACTCAGGTTGGTTTGAATCGATGAGCGGGCTACGCTATCGCTTCGAGTTGTGGGAACGAAAAGGAGCCTAA
- a CDS encoding NF038396 family protein yields MKEAFRELSRRPDILFVLGYMLFPLLALIFAGLGLWMVLTGQRLAGLIVLLFVTQVFAFSAFWAINQRRKAIELEQADTEDKSA; encoded by the coding sequence GTGAAAGAAGCATTCCGCGAGCTATCGCGCCGCCCGGACATTCTCTTTGTGTTGGGCTACATGCTCTTCCCCTTGTTGGCTCTCATTTTTGCCGGTTTGGGATTGTGGATGGTGCTGACCGGGCAACGTCTCGCCGGCCTGATTGTGCTGCTTTTCGTCACCCAGGTGTTCGCGTTCTCCGCTTTCTGGGCCATCAATCAGCGCCGTAAGGCAATTGAGCTCGAGCAAGCCGACACTGAGGACAAGTCCGCCTAA
- a CDS encoding MaoC family dehydratase: protein MQHGLNMKFEDLSVGDSIGETTVHVNRSDLVKYAGASGDFNPIHWNERFATEVGLPGVIAHGMWTMGTAVQLVSDWCGDPGAVVDYQTRFTKPVPVADPEGSNPADAEGTAVEISGKIGALDEAARTARIDITVSAGGQKVLVKAQALVRLSA from the coding sequence ATGCAGCACGGACTGAACATGAAATTCGAAGACTTGAGCGTGGGTGACTCGATCGGCGAGACCACGGTGCACGTGAACCGTAGCGACTTGGTGAAGTACGCCGGTGCCAGCGGGGACTTCAACCCGATTCACTGGAACGAACGCTTCGCCACCGAAGTGGGGCTGCCAGGCGTGATCGCTCACGGCATGTGGACCATGGGTACCGCGGTGCAGCTTGTGAGTGACTGGTGCGGCGACCCGGGGGCTGTGGTGGATTACCAGACCCGCTTCACGAAGCCAGTTCCCGTTGCAGATCCGGAAGGCTCAAACCCTGCCGATGCCGAAGGCACTGCCGTGGAGATTAGCGGAAAGATTGGCGCCCTGGACGAAGCAGCCCGCACAGCTCGCATCGACATCACGGTGAGCGCTGGTGGCCAGAAGGTCCTCGTCAAGGCTCAGGCCCTCGTGAGGTTGAGCGCGTGA
- a CDS encoding thymidylate synthase, with translation MSIPTPYEDLLRDVLETGTHKSDRTGTGTRSVFGRQIRFDLSESFPLITTKRVHFKSVAIELLWFLRGESNTRFLTENGVTIWDEWADENGELGPVYGVQWRSWPTPDGEHIDQIAKLIQDLKDKPDSRRHIVSAWNVAELHNMALPPCHAFFQFYVADGKLSCQLYQRSADMFLGVPFNIASYSLLTLMVAQQVGLEPGEFIWTGGDCHIYDNHVDQVTEQLSRDPFPYPTLTLDRKPDSIFDYTFEDFTVHNYQHHAKIAAPIAV, from the coding sequence GTGAGCATTCCAACCCCGTATGAAGATCTCTTGAGGGACGTTCTTGAGACCGGCACCCACAAGAGCGATCGCACTGGAACCGGCACCCGAAGCGTTTTCGGTCGCCAAATTCGCTTTGATTTGAGCGAATCTTTCCCGCTGATCACCACTAAGCGCGTGCATTTCAAGTCCGTTGCCATTGAACTTTTGTGGTTCTTGCGCGGCGAGTCGAATACGCGGTTCCTCACGGAAAATGGCGTCACGATTTGGGACGAATGGGCTGACGAAAACGGCGAACTGGGCCCGGTGTACGGCGTGCAGTGGCGCTCGTGGCCGACGCCTGACGGCGAACACATTGACCAGATTGCCAAGCTCATTCAAGACCTCAAAGACAAGCCTGATTCTCGCCGGCACATCGTCTCCGCCTGGAATGTCGCCGAGCTACACAACATGGCTCTGCCCCCATGTCACGCGTTCTTCCAGTTCTACGTGGCGGACGGCAAGCTGTCCTGCCAGTTGTACCAGCGGAGCGCAGACATGTTCCTCGGCGTTCCGTTCAATATCGCTTCCTACTCACTGCTCACCCTCATGGTGGCTCAGCAGGTAGGCCTGGAACCGGGCGAGTTCATCTGGACCGGCGGAGATTGCCACATCTACGACAACCACGTAGACCAAGTCACCGAGCAGCTTTCCCGGGATCCGTTCCCGTACCCAACGCTCACGTTGGACCGCAAGCCGGACAGCATTTTCGACTACACCTTCGAGGACTTCACCGTGCATAACTACCAGCACCACGCGAAGATTGCAGCCCCAATTGCCGTCTAA